From one Candidatus Neomarinimicrobiota bacterium genomic stretch:
- a CDS encoding MOFRL family protein, translating to LAADTDGIDGSGDAAGAIIAPDTLARAVQLGLAPQAALANNDAYTFFAALGNLVTTGPTGTNVNDIRIILRLPCPNKE from the coding sequence CTAGCTGCCGACACTGATGGCATCGATGGCAGCGGGGATGCCGCCGGTGCCATAATAGCCCCGGACACGCTGGCTCGCGCCGTTCAGCTCGGACTCGCTCCGCAAGCCGCCCTGGCCAATAACGACGCCTATACCTTCTTCGCCGCGCTGGGTAATCTGGTCACCACCGGACCCACCGGCACCAATGTCAATGATATCCGAATCATACTGCGACTCCCATGCCCCAACAAAGAATGA